A part of Tachyglossus aculeatus isolate mTacAcu1 unplaced genomic scaffold, mTacAcu1.pri SUPER_34, whole genome shotgun sequence genomic DNA contains:
- the LOC119921960 gene encoding proline-rich protein 2-like, which yields MAGALVPDCGKSGGEPPRAASGTGSWRSRGRRRPSSSSSRSSSSSSLSLSRSLSRSGAAGMTAPPAPLKAPPPAPIKAPRAPLKASRASQGPPRAPQGPPRAPQGPPRIPQGSPCAPQGPPRAPQGPPRAPRVPLKAPRVPLKAPRAPLKAPHAPLRVPRAPLKAPRLPLKAPRAPPKAPSAPLRVPRAPLKAPCAPLKTPPRLSRLPARPSGSPAPIKAPRAPLRVPRAPLRVPRAPLKAPRAPFKAPRAPLKALSRAPQGPPLAPQAPSYAPQGPPPAPQGPPRALQGPPLAPQGPPLAPQGPPLAR from the exons ATGGCTGGTGCCCTCGTGCCCGactgtgggaagagtggtggagagCCTCCCCG GGCCGCCTCCGGAACCGGCAGTTGGAGGAGCCGTGGCCGCCGTCGccctagcagcagcagcagccgcagcagcagcagcagcagccttagCCTTAGCCGCAGCCTCAGCCGCTCCGGAGCCGCCGGGATGACCGC GCCCCCCGCGCCTCTcaaggcccccccccccgcgcccatCAAGGCCCCCCGCGCGCCCCTCAAGGCCTCCCGCGCCTCTCAAGGCCCCCCGCGCGCCCCTCAGGGTCCCCCGCGCGCCCCTCAAGGCCCCCCACGCATCCCTCAAGGCTCCCCGTGCGCCCCTCAGGGTCCCCCGCGCGCCCCTCAAGGCCCCCCACGCGCCCCCCGCGTGCCCCTCAAGGCCCCCCGCGTGCCCCTCAAGGCCCCCCGCGCGCCTCTCAAGGCCCCCCACGCGCCCCTCAGGGTCCCCCGCGCGCCCCTCAAGGCTCCCCGTTTGCCCCTCAAGGCCCCCCGCGCGCCTCCCAAGGCCCCCAGCGCGCCCCTCAGGGTCCCCCGCGCGCCCCTCAAGGCTCCCTGCGCGCCCCTCAAGACCCCCCCGCGCCTGTCAAGGCTCCCCGCGCGCCCCTCAGGGTCCCCCGCCCCCATCAAGGCCCCCCGCGCGCCCCTCAGGGTCCCCCGCGCGCCCCTCAGGGTCCCCCGCGCGCCCCTCAAGGCCCCCCGCGCGCCCTTCAAGGCCCCCCGCGCGCCCCTCAAAGCACTCTCGCGCGCCCCTCAAGGCCCCCCGCTCGCCCCTCAGGCCCCCTCGTACGCCCCTCaaggccccccgcccgcccctcaAGGCCCCCCGCGCGCCCTTCAAGGCCCCCCGCTAGCCCCTCAAGGCCCCCCACTTGCCCCTCAAGGCCCCCCGCTTGCCCGTTAA